AGCACCGTGCTGTCGGTCAGGTCGCGCTGCCAGCGGCTGATCGGCAGCTTCTCGCTCAGGTGGCGCAGCACCGCGTTGGCGAGGCCCAGGTTGCCTTCGGCGTTCTCGAAATCGATCGGGTTGACCTTGTGCGGCATGGTCGAAGAGCCGATTTCGCCCTTCTTGAGCCGCTGCTTGAAGTAGCCCAGGCTCACATAGCCCCAGATGTCGCGCGAGAAGTCGATCAGGATGGTGTTGGCGCGCGCCACGGCGTCGAACAGCTCGGCCATGTAGTCGTGCGGCTCGATCTGGATGCTGTACGGCTGGAAGCTCAGGCCCAGGCCGAGCGGCGCCGGCGTTTCGATGACCTTGCGGCTGAACGCCTCCCAGTCGAAATCGGGCCAGGCCGCGAGGTGGGCGTTGTAGTTGCCCACCGCGCCGTTCATCTTGCCGAGCAATTGCACCGCGGCAATCTGAGCCCGAGCCTTCGAGAGGCGCACCGCGACGTTCGCGATTTCCTTGCCGACCGTGGTCGGGCTCGCGGTCTGGCCGTGCGTGCGCGACAGCATCGACACGCCGGCGAACTGGTGCGCCATTTCGCGCAGCTTGGCAATCAGCCCGTCGATGGCCGGCAGCACCACTTTCTCGCGCGCGGCCTGGATCTGCAGCGCATGGCTGGTGTTGTTGATGTCTTCGCTGGTGCAGGCGAAGTGCACGAACTCGGCTGCGGCCAGCAATTCCGGCCGCGCTTCGAACTTGGATTTGATCCAATATTCGACCGCCTTCACGTCGTGGTTGGTGGTCTTCTCGATGTCCTTGATCGCCAGTGCATCGGCCTCCGAGAAGTGGGCAACCAGCCCCAGCAGGTACTTGCGGGCGCCGCCCGTCAGGGGCTTGAATTCAGCGAAGCCGCAGTCGGACAGCGCAATGAACCACGCCACCTCGACCTGCACGCGCCGGTGCATATAGCCCTGTTCGCTCATCAGCGGGCGCAATGCCGCGAGTTTGGCCGCATAGCGGCCGTCCAGTGGGGAGAGGGCGGAAACGGTGGAAAAGCTCATGCCCGAATTTTAGGCGGCATGCGCCGACGCCCGTTCGCGACAGTTCGAACCGGCCTTTTTCAGCGTTCCCCTAAAATAGGCACGAACAAACGTTATCAAAGCAAAGGGAGAGAGCCTTCATGAAACTGATCGGATCGGCCGCCAGCCCTTATGTGCGCAAGGTGCGCGTGGTGCTGGCCGAGAAGCGGCTCGACTACCAGTTCGTGATCGAAGATGTCTGGTCCGCCGACACCACCATCGCGCACTCCAACCCGCTCGGAAAAGTGCCCTGCCTCATCATGGAAGGCGGCGAGGCGATGTTCGACTCGCGCGTGATCGTCGAATACCTCGACACGCTGTCGCCGGTCGGCAAGCTCATTCCCCAGCAGGGCCGCGAGCGCGCCGAGGTCAAGACCTGGGAAGCGCTGGCCGACGGCGTCATGGACGCCGGCGTGCTCTGGCGCCTGGAAGCCACCTGGAGCGGCCGCGGCGACGGCGAGCGCAGCGCCACCTGGATCGAGCGCCAGCGCGCCAAGGTCGAGGGCGGCATTGCCGCCATGGCCAAGGGCTTGAGCGACAAGCCCTTCTGCAGCGGCATTCACCTGAGCCTGTCGGACATCGCGGTGGGCTGTGCGTTGGGCTGGGTCGGCTTTCGCTTCCCCGAAATCGACTGGCGCGGCGAGCACTCCAATCTCGCGAAGTTGTACGACAAGCTGATGCTGCGGCCCAGCTTCATCGACACGCAACCCTGAAACGAAAAAAAGGCGCCTCTGGCGCCTTTTTGGTTTTTCGAGGGCGCTTCGTGCCGCGCCACCGCCCGTACGGGAAATATAAAAATGCTGCGAGGCGCCCCGACGCGAAGGAGGGAGGGAGGGAGGAGGAGAAGAATCACCTCGGGATTTCGACCAGACGAGAGACGCCCGGAAGACCTCGCAACATGAAAACCGGAGGGCATTTGCTGCCCACGCTCTGTATGAGGACAGTGTGCCAGCCCGGTTCCCGGTCCGGTGGTAAACGTTTGTGACGATCAGTTCGCAGGTACTACGAAGCGATCGATAAAAACATCTGCCCGAACCCAGCCGCCGGTCAGTTCGACGCCGCGAGCTGGCTCTCGATGACCTTCACGAACGCGGCCTCGTCGGGTGCCGTCATGCTCGACCACGCCTGAACCACCTTGCCGTCCCGGCCGATCAGGTATTTGTAGAAATTCCACTTCGGCGTGGTGCCGGAGGCCAGCGCCAGCTGCTTGAACAGCGGATTCGCGTTGGCGCCGCGCACCGACGATTTCGCGAACATCGGAAACTTCACGCCGAAGGTGCTTTCGCAAAAATCGGCAATTTCCTTGTTGGAACCCGATTCCTGCGAAAAATCGTTCGAAGGAAAGCCCAGCACCACCAGTCCGCGCGAGCGATATTTGTTGTCCAGCGCTTCCAGGCCCTTGTATTGCGGCGTAAAGCCGCAGAAGCTCGCGGTGTTCACGACCAGCACCACCTTGCCGGAGTACTGGCACAGAGATTGGGGTTTTTCATCCTGCAACCTTGGGAAGGTGTGTTGCAGGGTGGCCGGGCAAGCCGCGGCGGTGCCGTCGGAAGGGGCGGCGGCCATCGCGGGAGAGGGGGGGGCAGAGGGGTTGGCGGGGGCCTGGGCACCCGCCGTGCCAGCGGCAAACAGGCATGCTGCCAGTGCGGCGGCCGGTGCGCAGCGCCTGGGCGCCGACAATCGGGTGGGGGTTCGCATAGGGGCTCCTGGTACAAAAAGAGGTGTGTGATTGCGTGTCGGCGGGGCTCGCATGCCCGCATCATCGCGCGTCTGTCACGGATGCGCCGAACAGGCCGACTAAAATCGGCGGCCTTAGAAAGATTTTGATGCTTTATCCGGAACTCTTCAGACAACTCGAATCTGTCCGCTGGGACATGGACAAGGACATTCCCTGGCAGTCGTTCGATGCTTCGCTGCTGTCCGAAGAACAGGCGCAAACCATCAAGATGAACGCCATTACCGAGTGGGCGGCGCTGCCGGCCACCGAAATGTTCCTGCGCGACAACCGCCACGATAGCGACTTTTCGGCTTTCATGTCGATCTGGTTCTTCGAGGAGCAGAAGCACTCGCTGGTGCTCATGGAGTACCTGAAGCGCTTCAGCCCCCAGCACGCGCCCACCGAGCAGGAACTGCACGAGGTGCGCTTCGACTTCGACCCGGCGCCGCCGCTCGAAACCCTGATGCTGCATTTCTGCGGCGAGATCCGCCTCAACCACTGGTACCGCCGCGCCGCCCAGTGGCACACCGAGCCGGTCATCAAGCACATCTACACCACGCTGAGCCAGGACGAAGCCCGCCACGGCGGCGCCTACCTGCGCTACATGAAGCGTGCATTGGAAAAGTTCGGCGACGAGGCCCGTGCCGCGTTCACCAAGGTCGGCGTGCTGATGGCCAGCGCGCGCCGCACCGCGCAGGCGCTGCATCCGACCAACCTGCACGTCAACAAGGCGCTGTTCCCGAACGACACCATCCAGAGCCGCATGCCCGACCCGGACTGGCTCGAGCACTGGCTCGACAAGCAGATCAAGTTCGACGCCGTCTGGGAAACCAAGGTCGGCGAGCGCATCCTGCACAACCTGAGCCTGCTGATGAACCGCAGCTTCAAGACCGTGCAGGAGCTCAACCGCTACCGCAAGGAAGTTTCCGCCAGCCTCGGGCCCAAGGCCGAGTACCAGGGCGCCTGAGAACCTCGCCCCGCATGTCGGGGCTTTTTTTTGCGCACGGTGTCACACCCGCAGGGTGCCAAACGTCTAACCGGGCATGGACGACCCAACCCTTACCTTCGACAGCCACCGCCGCCGCCTGCAAGGCATTGCCTACCGCATGCTCGGCTCCGTCGCGGAGGCCGAAGAGGTGGTGCAGGACGCCTGGCTGCGCTGGCACGAGGCCGACAAGGCTGGTCTGGACAGCGCCGAAGCCTGGCTGGTCACTGTCGTCACGCGGCTTTCGATCGACCGGCTGCGCGCCGCCAAGGTCCAGCGCGAGCACTACATCGGCCCCTGGATGCCCGAGCCGACGCTGACCGAGGCGCCGCACACCCCGGAACAGCTGCTCGAGCGCGCCGACAACATCTCCGTTGCCTTCCTCGCCGTGCTCGAGCGCCTGGCACCGGAGGCGCGCGCGGCTTTCCTGCTGCGCGAGGTGTTCGACGCCGACTACGAAGAAGTGGCCCGCACGCTCGGCAAGAGCGAGGCCGCCTGCCGCCAGCTGGTGCACCGCGCCAAGGCCCAGGTGCAGGAGGCACGCCCGCGCTTCCAGGTGTCGCGTGAAACCCACTTGCGCCTGCTGCGCGCCTTTGCCGATGCCGCCGCGCGCGGCAGCCTGCAGGAGCTGAAGGCGCTGATGGCCGAGGATGTCGAACTCATCGGCGACGGCGGCGGCAAAGTGCAGACCTTCAGCAAGATGCTGCGCGGCAGCCAGCGCCTGGCACAGCTTTATTTCGCGCTCTGGCGCCGCATGGGCGCGGCGGTGCGCATGGAGCTGGTGGACATCAACGGCGAGCCGGGGCTGCTGCGCTTCGTCGACGGCCAGCTCGAGTCGGCCCAGACCTTCGAGATCGAGGGCGAGCGCATCGTTCGCATCCGCGCGCAGCGCAACCCGGACAAGCTGGCACGCATCGCGCAGCTTTTTTCTTCGAAATAGTTCGCGCGGCGTGTCACAGGGCCGGGGTCTGGCCCGTCTTCAGTGGGTAGCAAGCAGATTTCTTGTCTCAACCACCTGGAGTACACGCCATGAGCACCACCATTGCCCCCCGCCTCACCTGGTACAAGACCGCCCCCAAGGCCTTTCAGGCCATGATCGCCGTCAACGGCGCCTTCGAATCGAGCACGCTCGGCAAGGTGCTGATCGACCTCGTCTTTGCCCGCGTCTCGCAGATCAACGGCTGCGCCTACTGTCTCGACATGCATGTGCGCGACCTGCGCCAGCAGGGCGAAGACTGGCAGCGCATCAACAGCCTGGCCACGTGGCGTGAAGTGAGCTTTTTCAACGAGCGCGAACGCGCGGCACTCGACTGGGCCGAAACGCTGACGCGCCTGGCCGACCATCATGCGGACCGCGACGCCGAGTTCGAGGCGCTCAAGGCGCATTTCAGCGAGCTCGAAATTGTCGAGCTCTCGATCGCCATTGCGCAGATCAATGCATGGAACCGCATGGGTGTCGGCATGCGCTCGCAAGTGGCGGCCAAGGAAATGCCTTGAACCCGCGGCACTGAATCCGCGGTCAGCGGCGCTCGACGACCATCGGCGCAATGCGCAGGCTCTCGCGCAGCTGCGTGACGGCTTCGCCGGCTTCATTGCGCGATGCAAAGGGCCCGGCCTGCAGACGGTGCGTGCCGGCCTCGCTGAACACGCGCAACTGCGGCGCCAGCGAAGGCAGGCCGCGCGCCGCCTGGCTGCGCAGGCTCTCCGCGCCATCGCGCTCGCGGAAGGCGCCGAGCTGCACCCAGTAGCCGGCCGCCGCGGCGGAAGACGGTGTGGCCGCCGACGGTGCGGCGGCCGGCGCTACCGGCGCCGACAAGGGCGCCATCGGCGCAAGGTCGGTCACCACCATGGGCTGGCGCGGCGGCGGCATGGCGTCGTCCGGCGGAGGGATCGGCGCCGCCGCCTGCGCGACCGGTTCCATCGGCGGCGTCGGCTTCATCGAAGCTGCCGGCGCCATCGGTGTTTGCGGAACCACCGGCATCGTCGAGGCCTCCGGCGCATTCATCGCCACGGGTGCCACCCAGGCCGAAGGCACGCCCACCGATGCGGCCGCAGCGCGGCGCGATGGCGCC
The Variovorax paradoxus genome window above contains:
- the purB gene encoding adenylosuccinate lyase — its product is MSFSTVSALSPLDGRYAAKLAALRPLMSEQGYMHRRVQVEVAWFIALSDCGFAEFKPLTGGARKYLLGLVAHFSEADALAIKDIEKTTNHDVKAVEYWIKSKFEARPELLAAAEFVHFACTSEDINNTSHALQIQAAREKVVLPAIDGLIAKLREMAHQFAGVSMLSRTHGQTASPTTVGKEIANVAVRLSKARAQIAAVQLLGKMNGAVGNYNAHLAAWPDFDWEAFSRKVIETPAPLGLGLSFQPYSIQIEPHDYMAELFDAVARANTILIDFSRDIWGYVSLGYFKQRLKKGEIGSSTMPHKVNPIDFENAEGNLGLANAVLRHLSEKLPISRWQRDLTDSTVLRNIGVAFGYATLAYASLATGLGKLELNEEALAEDLDASWEVLAEPIQTVMRRFGVQGAYEQLKEVTRGKTVTAEALHGLIRSLDIPEAEKERLLAMTPASYVGKAAELASRI
- a CDS encoding glutathione S-transferase N-terminal domain-containing protein, with the protein product MKLIGSAASPYVRKVRVVLAEKRLDYQFVIEDVWSADTTIAHSNPLGKVPCLIMEGGEAMFDSRVIVEYLDTLSPVGKLIPQQGRERAEVKTWEALADGVMDAGVLWRLEATWSGRGDGERSATWIERQRAKVEGGIAAMAKGLSDKPFCSGIHLSLSDIAVGCALGWVGFRFPEIDWRGEHSNLAKLYDKLMLRPSFIDTQP
- a CDS encoding glutathione peroxidase, with protein sequence MRTPTRLSAPRRCAPAAALAACLFAAGTAGAQAPANPSAPPSPAMAAAPSDGTAAACPATLQHTFPRLQDEKPQSLCQYSGKVVLVVNTASFCGFTPQYKGLEALDNKYRSRGLVVLGFPSNDFSQESGSNKEIADFCESTFGVKFPMFAKSSVRGANANPLFKQLALASGTTPKWNFYKYLIGRDGKVVQAWSSMTAPDEAAFVKVIESQLAASN
- a CDS encoding ferritin-like domain-containing protein, translated to MLYPELFRQLESVRWDMDKDIPWQSFDASLLSEEQAQTIKMNAITEWAALPATEMFLRDNRHDSDFSAFMSIWFFEEQKHSLVLMEYLKRFSPQHAPTEQELHEVRFDFDPAPPLETLMLHFCGEIRLNHWYRRAAQWHTEPVIKHIYTTLSQDEARHGGAYLRYMKRALEKFGDEARAAFTKVGVLMASARRTAQALHPTNLHVNKALFPNDTIQSRMPDPDWLEHWLDKQIKFDAVWETKVGERILHNLSLLMNRSFKTVQELNRYRKEVSASLGPKAEYQGA
- a CDS encoding RNA polymerase sigma-70 factor encodes the protein MDDPTLTFDSHRRRLQGIAYRMLGSVAEAEEVVQDAWLRWHEADKAGLDSAEAWLVTVVTRLSIDRLRAAKVQREHYIGPWMPEPTLTEAPHTPEQLLERADNISVAFLAVLERLAPEARAAFLLREVFDADYEEVARTLGKSEAACRQLVHRAKAQVQEARPRFQVSRETHLRLLRAFADAAARGSLQELKALMAEDVELIGDGGGKVQTFSKMLRGSQRLAQLYFALWRRMGAAVRMELVDINGEPGLLRFVDGQLESAQTFEIEGERIVRIRAQRNPDKLARIAQLFSSK
- a CDS encoding carboxymuconolactone decarboxylase family protein encodes the protein MSTTIAPRLTWYKTAPKAFQAMIAVNGAFESSTLGKVLIDLVFARVSQINGCAYCLDMHVRDLRQQGEDWQRINSLATWREVSFFNERERAALDWAETLTRLADHHADRDAEFEALKAHFSELEIVELSIAIAQINAWNRMGVGMRSQVAAKEMP